Proteins from a genomic interval of Trichocoleus sp.:
- a CDS encoding PAS domain S-box protein has protein sequence MLKKVPLRFVLAVLLVMQILGAVELTGYCSWRYGQQVIQELASRTTAGVSERANDRLNAYLQTAQLDLAAVAPVYLATGELPGVVGANVKLAEISSLLNQIHFATSGQIILERSENLVATSTREQPYLQQGEQPQWLSTLNSSNPQTRSTVQHLLNPLGDFQHLHNPMQLIWSSGQQRQFVQVTPYRGDYQLDWRIVTVVPKAEFTAQINANNRVTLLFCFVALSLSSLLGLLLAQRIVKPVQKMSGASQTSAQTLANGEPQQALAEDSSIAELSIISQWFNRTIGQLQQTFDRVKTALQASEAKYTKIFWDSPDAIVIVTAELKGRFVEVNDSFVKMTGFLPEEVIGRTIQDVGLIAGWTQIKVIQRQMECLGAVDGFELSYCHKSATIRTCLISLKQIELDGQPRILITGKDITERKRMRADRQQAEEQLRQSEERFRLAFDNTAVGMSITSLDGQILQVNDFYCQILGYSRAELQAMGFQEISHPDDFKADLDLLQQLLAREITHYNLEKRYIRKDGQIIWGLLSISLVRDRAQNPLYLIGQVQDITQRKRTEAALQQSEAQNQAILAAMPDLVVLVNSVGVYLTQPSPKPSIDLVEQEIDRIGKSMLDLLPAEIAHRKIQAIHQALLTKEVQIYEQQIKIGKKLQNEEVRVVPCTDEIVLLMIRDITHRKQTEEQLWQSLERERATARIVERMRQTLNIQQIFSATVQELRQVLRCDRVVIYQFNPDWSGKFVAESMSQDWVSLLEQQQNKVISTVDAVSGERCVIRKMSNVGASLSDICLQKTEEGKYAQGSRFLVVNDIHQENFENCYVNLLEQFQVKAYVTAPIFQGDTLWGLLAAYQNASPRTWQEQEVNIVVQVSTQLAVAIQQAGLLAQVQQQSIELQQAKEAAEAASRAKSLFLANMSHELRTPLNAILGFAQLMRRSPQPSIVQQEYIETINRNGEYLLQLIEGVLSISKIEADRITLNSSSFDLYELLERLRETLQFRIQPKKLQLQFDRDTNVPRYVQTDERKLRQVLTNLLDNAIKFTDRGNITLRVMPGDGTLLNPSPEIPPCTGRNFCFLRFEVEDTGVGIAPEELDNLFDAFVQSASGRFSGMGAGLGLLICRRYIELMGGEITIQSELGAGSIFRFEILVEALESGVGADSSRRRVIGLVPNQPPYRLLVVDDIETSRSFLVDLLRSIGFEVKTAASGQAAIDLWRRDAPHLIWMDLRMKGMDGYETTRQIRSEERQINQAHHRAEAGQSIPHPCKIIALSASVLEEERQQILEAGCDDFVAKPCQEDVLLEKLSEHLGVQYVYQELAQTARLSFDQASLAEVITQMPDRWITEMYLAVCVGDTQEMQQLLTEIPASLSFLAQALQQLIYDFQFNQLLYLFEGNIKE, from the coding sequence ATGCTGAAGAAAGTCCCGCTGCGATTTGTGCTGGCTGTGCTGCTTGTGATGCAAATCCTTGGTGCAGTTGAGCTAACGGGCTATTGCTCCTGGCGCTATGGACAGCAGGTGATTCAAGAACTGGCAAGTCGAACGACAGCAGGGGTAAGCGAACGAGCGAATGATCGGCTAAATGCCTACCTGCAAACAGCACAGCTTGATCTCGCAGCAGTTGCTCCGGTTTATCTCGCTACTGGGGAATTACCGGGAGTTGTTGGTGCGAATGTCAAACTGGCTGAGATTAGTTCTCTGCTAAACCAGATTCATTTTGCGACATCAGGGCAGATAATCCTGGAGCGATCGGAGAATTTAGTTGCTACATCTACTCGGGAACAACCCTACCTGCAACAGGGAGAACAACCGCAATGGCTCTCCACTCTTAATAGCTCCAATCCTCAAACTCGATCGACAGTTCAACACCTCCTCAACCCACTCGGTGACTTTCAGCATCTCCATAACCCAATGCAGCTAATCTGGAGCAGCGGTCAACAACGACAGTTTGTCCAGGTGACTCCTTATCGAGGGGACTATCAATTAGACTGGCGGATTGTCACTGTTGTGCCCAAAGCAGAATTTACAGCTCAAATTAACGCAAACAATCGAGTAACCCTGCTGTTCTGTTTCGTGGCGCTGAGCCTGTCTTCTCTCTTAGGTTTATTACTGGCTCAACGGATTGTTAAACCTGTACAAAAAATGAGCGGGGCAAGCCAAACTTCAGCTCAAACTTTAGCGAATGGGGAACCGCAACAGGCACTTGCAGAAGACAGTTCGATCGCTGAATTATCAATTATTTCTCAATGGTTTAATCGTACGATTGGACAGCTACAACAGACGTTCGATCGCGTAAAAACTGCGTTACAAGCATCGGAAGCAAAATATACCAAGATATTTTGGGATAGCCCTGATGCGATCGTAATTGTTACCGCAGAACTCAAAGGGCGATTTGTTGAGGTCAATGATAGCTTTGTCAAAATGACTGGATTTTTACCAGAGGAAGTCATTGGACGAACCATACAAGACGTTGGTTTAATTGCTGGCTGGACACAGATTAAGGTGATTCAGCGGCAGATGGAATGCTTGGGTGCAGTGGATGGATTTGAGTTGAGCTATTGCCACAAGTCTGCCACGATTAGAACCTGTCTCATTTCACTAAAACAGATTGAGCTGGATGGGCAGCCTCGCATTTTGATTACTGGCAAAGATATTACTGAGCGCAAGCGAATGAGAGCCGATCGACAGCAGGCAGAAGAACAGCTTCGCCAAAGTGAAGAACGGTTCCGGCTTGCCTTTGACAATACCGCTGTGGGGATGAGTATTACTTCACTAGATGGGCAAATTTTGCAGGTGAATGACTTTTATTGCCAAATTTTGGGCTACTCCAGAGCAGAGCTTCAGGCAATGGGCTTTCAGGAGATTTCTCATCCAGATGATTTCAAGGCAGATTTGGATTTACTGCAACAGCTTTTAGCGAGGGAGATCACGCACTACAATTTGGAAAAACGATACATTCGCAAAGATGGACAAATCATTTGGGGCTTATTAAGCATTTCGTTGGTGCGCGATCGGGCACAAAATCCGCTCTATCTGATTGGTCAAGTTCAAGATATTACGCAGCGAAAACGAACTGAAGCAGCCCTTCAGCAAAGCGAGGCGCAGAATCAGGCAATTTTAGCAGCAATGCCCGATCTGGTTGTTTTGGTGAATTCAGTCGGAGTTTACTTAACGCAGCCCTCACCTAAACCAAGCATTGATCTCGTCGAACAAGAAATTGACCGTATTGGTAAATCAATGCTTGATCTCCTACCAGCAGAGATTGCTCACCGCAAAATTCAGGCAATTCATCAAGCACTCCTGACGAAAGAAGTACAAATTTATGAGCAGCAAATTAAAATAGGTAAAAAGCTTCAAAATGAAGAAGTGCGAGTGGTTCCCTGTACAGATGAAATCGTTTTGTTGATGATTCGAGATATTACCCATCGCAAACAGACCGAAGAGCAATTGTGGCAAAGCCTGGAACGCGAACGTGCAACTGCTCGGATTGTTGAACGAATGCGACAGACGTTGAATATTCAACAAATTTTTAGTGCAACAGTGCAGGAACTTCGTCAGGTTTTACGATGCGATCGAGTTGTGATCTATCAATTCAATCCTGATTGGAGCGGTAAATTTGTTGCAGAATCAATGAGCCAGGATTGGGTTTCGTTGCTTGAGCAACAGCAGAATAAAGTAATTTCAACGGTTGATGCGGTCAGTGGTGAACGCTGTGTGATCAGAAAAATGAGTAATGTCGGCGCAAGCCTATCTGATATCTGTTTACAAAAAACTGAAGAAGGGAAATATGCTCAAGGGTCAAGATTCCTAGTTGTCAATGATATTCATCAGGAGAACTTTGAGAACTGTTATGTCAACCTCCTGGAACAGTTTCAGGTGAAGGCCTATGTGACAGCACCAATCTTTCAGGGAGATACGCTTTGGGGCTTGTTAGCAGCCTACCAAAATGCGTCACCGCGTACCTGGCAAGAGCAAGAAGTCAATATTGTGGTGCAAGTTAGCACTCAGTTAGCCGTTGCCATTCAGCAGGCAGGGCTTTTGGCTCAAGTTCAGCAGCAGTCGATCGAGCTACAGCAGGCAAAAGAGGCGGCTGAGGCAGCAAGTCGGGCAAAGAGCCTGTTTTTGGCAAACATGAGTCATGAACTGCGAACACCGCTCAATGCGATCCTGGGCTTTGCTCAGTTAATGCGGCGATCGCCCCAGCCTTCAATTGTCCAGCAAGAATATATTGAAACGATTAATCGTAATGGAGAATATCTATTGCAGTTGATTGAAGGTGTTTTGTCAATCTCGAAAATTGAAGCCGACCGCATTACCCTCAATTCAAGCTCATTTGACCTATACGAATTGCTAGAACGCTTGCGAGAAACACTGCAATTTAGAATTCAGCCGAAAAAACTCCAGCTTCAGTTCGATCGAGATACCAATGTGCCGCGCTATGTCCAAACGGATGAACGCAAACTGCGACAAGTGCTCACCAATCTGCTGGACAACGCCATTAAATTTACCGATCGAGGCAATATCACGCTGCGAGTGATGCCTGGAGATGGCACGTTGCTGAACCCCTCCCCTGAAATTCCACCCTGCACAGGCAGGAACTTTTGTTTTTTACGTTTTGAAGTGGAAGATACAGGCGTTGGCATTGCGCCAGAAGAGTTAGATAACCTCTTTGATGCCTTTGTCCAGTCTGCCAGCGGGCGCTTCTCCGGTATGGGTGCGGGTTTGGGCTTGCTCATTTGCCGCCGTTACATTGAACTGATGGGAGGCGAAATCACGATCCAAAGCGAGTTGGGAGCAGGCAGCATTTTTCGTTTTGAAATTTTAGTTGAAGCTCTAGAGTCTGGTGTTGGTGCTGATTCGAGCCGCCGCCGAGTGATTGGACTAGTGCCCAACCAACCCCCCTATCGCCTTTTAGTGGTTGACGATATTGAAACGAGTCGATCGTTCCTGGTGGATCTGTTGCGCTCGATTGGGTTTGAAGTGAAAACTGCTGCGAGTGGACAGGCGGCGATCGATCTCTGGAGAAGGGATGCACCGCATTTAATTTGGATGGATTTACGGATGAAGGGCATGGATGGCTATGAAACCACACGTCAAATTCGCTCAGAAGAAAGGCAGATCAACCAGGCACATCATCGGGCAGAAGCCGGTCAATCTATCCCCCATCCCTGTAAAATCATTGCGCTTTCTGCCAGTGTTCTTGAGGAGGAGCGACAGCAAATCCTGGAGGCAGGCTGTGATGATTTTGTTGCTAAACCTTGTCAGGAAGACGTTCTACTGGAGAAACTCAGTGAACATCTGGGGGTGCAATACGTTTATCAGGAGCTGGCTCAAACTGCTCGTCTCTCGTTTGATCAAGCCTCATTAGCTGAGGTAATTACCCAAATGCCCGATCGCTGGATAACTGAAATGTATCTGGCAGTTTGTGTTGGAGATACTCAAGAAATGCAGCAGCTCTTGACGGAAATTCCGGCATCCCTGTCTTTTTTAGCCCAGGCTTTACAGCAGCTCATTTACGATTTTCAATTTAATCAACTGCTCTACTTGTTCGAGGGCAATATTAAAGAATGA
- the rpsU gene encoding 30S ribosomal protein S21, which produces MTQVIVGENEGIESALRRFKRQVSKADIFADMKKNRHFETPLEKAKRKAIARRKKRRFRSKS; this is translated from the coding sequence ATGACGCAAGTGATCGTGGGTGAGAACGAAGGCATTGAATCAGCACTACGCCGTTTCAAGCGCCAGGTTTCTAAAGCTGATATCTTCGCAGATATGAAGAAAAACCGTCACTTTGAAACACCCCTGGAAAAAGCAAAACGCAAGGCAATCGCCCGACGGAAGAAGCGTCGTTTCCGCTCCAAGTCCTGA
- a CDS encoding RNA-binding protein: MSIYVGNLSYQVTEEDIVNVFSEYGTVKRVQLPIDRETGRMRGFGFVEMASDDEETAAIDALDGAEWMGRDLKVNKAKPREERPAGGGGGGWGGNNRKRTDRRY; the protein is encoded by the coding sequence ATGTCAATCTATGTTGGCAACCTGTCCTACCAGGTAACTGAAGAGGATATCGTCAACGTATTCTCCGAGTACGGTACTGTAAAGCGTGTGCAGTTGCCTATTGACCGGGAAACTGGGCGGATGCGCGGCTTTGGATTTGTCGAAATGGCTTCTGATGATGAAGAGACAGCCGCAATCGATGCATTAGACGGCGCTGAATGGATGGGGCGCGACTTGAAGGTAAATAAGGCGAAACCTCGCGAAGAGCGTCCCGCTGGTGGTGGCGGTGGCGGTTGGGGGGGAAATAACCGGAAGCGTACCGATCGTCGCTACTAA
- a CDS encoding GlsB/YeaQ/YmgE family stress response membrane protein: MNILAWIVLGLIAGALAKAVYPGRQGGGILGTMLLGIIGAFVGGSLYNLFTTGSIALTASALSIGGVVVAVLGAIVALFVYYALTRSNAY, translated from the coding sequence ATGAATATTTTGGCTTGGATTGTTCTTGGATTGATTGCAGGTGCACTGGCTAAAGCAGTTTATCCGGGTCGTCAGGGTGGGGGTATTCTGGGCACAATGCTATTAGGCATCATTGGTGCCTTTGTCGGCGGTAGCCTCTATAACCTATTTACAACTGGTTCAATTGCCTTGACTGCTTCTGCACTGAGTATTGGTGGTGTTGTGGTTGCGGTGCTTGGTGCGATCGTGGCACTGTTTGTTTACTATGCGCTGACCCGCAGCAATGCTTACTAA
- a CDS encoding S41 family peptidase, with translation MTSLHRPVWFNKLISTRRSKVALAFGVTFTAIGIPAVAAYAALQNNPKAVLDQAWQIVDQDYVDPSFNQVNWQSVRHDLLSKSYTSREAAYVALRDALKQLNDPYTRFMDPKEFQAFRNETNGELTGVGMQLTVDKETQVLTVVKPIENSPALRAGIQAGDKILQIDGKSTTGMTVETAAGLIRGEPNTQVRIQIQHQDATPYEVNLTRARIQVPVVQSAVRTESQQRIGYIRLGEFSAHAADEMKKAIEQLEGQKVDKFVLDLRGNPGGRLDQAIEIARMWLNDGGIVRTVNRQGESNTIEANHTALTELPLAVLVDGNSASASEILAGALKDDNRAVVVGSQTFGKALVQSVNPLLDGSGLNVTIAHYFTPAGLDINHKGITPDVVANLTDEQKKELFSNPDRLGTSQDPQYLQAIGQLTRSVAAVSTPGQ, from the coding sequence ATGACCTCATTGCACCGTCCTGTGTGGTTCAACAAGCTAATCTCTACCCGTCGATCTAAAGTAGCGCTGGCTTTTGGTGTAACGTTCACTGCGATCGGCATTCCAGCCGTTGCCGCTTATGCCGCTCTCCAAAATAATCCTAAAGCAGTTCTAGACCAGGCATGGCAAATTGTTGACCAGGATTATGTTGATCCGAGTTTTAATCAGGTGAACTGGCAGTCAGTTCGTCATGACCTGCTTTCTAAATCCTATACTTCGCGTGAAGCAGCCTATGTTGCCCTGCGTGATGCTCTGAAGCAATTAAATGATCCCTACACCCGCTTCATGGACCCGAAAGAATTCCAGGCATTCAGGAACGAAACAAACGGGGAATTGACAGGGGTTGGAATGCAGTTAACGGTTGATAAGGAGACTCAAGTTCTCACCGTTGTCAAACCGATCGAAAATTCACCTGCTTTACGAGCGGGGATTCAGGCAGGCGATAAAATCTTGCAAATTGATGGCAAGAGTACTACGGGAATGACGGTTGAAACGGCAGCTGGTCTGATCCGGGGAGAGCCAAATACTCAAGTCCGAATTCAGATTCAGCATCAGGATGCAACTCCTTACGAAGTGAATTTGACTCGCGCCAGAATTCAGGTTCCAGTGGTGCAATCTGCGGTACGAACTGAGAGTCAGCAGCGAATTGGCTACATCCGGTTGGGCGAATTTAGTGCACATGCTGCGGATGAGATGAAGAAGGCAATCGAGCAGCTTGAAGGCCAGAAAGTTGATAAGTTTGTTTTAGATCTGCGCGGCAATCCGGGGGGCAGATTAGATCAGGCGATCGAAATTGCGCGGATGTGGCTGAATGACGGGGGAATTGTCCGGACTGTGAATCGTCAGGGTGAGTCAAACACGATTGAAGCAAATCATACTGCTTTGACAGAGTTGCCTCTAGCAGTTCTCGTTGATGGGAATTCCGCCAGCGCCAGTGAAATTCTCGCCGGAGCTTTGAAGGATGACAATCGGGCAGTGGTCGTTGGTTCGCAAACGTTTGGGAAAGCATTAGTGCAGTCGGTCAATCCTCTGCTGGATGGGTCAGGGCTAAATGTGACGATCGCCCATTACTTCACACCCGCAGGGCTGGACATTAACCATAAAGGCATCACTCCGGATGTCGTGGCTAACCTCACGGATGAACAGAAAAAAGAGCTGTTCTCAAATCCGGATCGCTTAGGCACATCTCAAGACCCGCAATATCTCCAGGCGATTGGGCAACTCACTCGATCGGTTGCGGCAGTCTCGACTCCAGGGCAGTAG
- a CDS encoding MEKHLA domain-containing protein, whose product MNIALMPLPKPDRQNQFLADHAKLLLDSFASLTGKALIDPTLSAIEQAQQLFEAPFAVLSHNTAPDPIFTYGNQMALQIFGLTWEELTQMPSRLSTEPIHQAERQHLLTMAIRQGYVDDYGGVRITKTGRRFLVEQATVWNLLDEAGHLLGQATLFSHWIFLD is encoded by the coding sequence ATGAACATTGCGCTGATGCCGCTTCCCAAACCCGATCGCCAAAACCAGTTTCTGGCAGATCATGCCAAATTGCTACTCGATAGTTTTGCAAGTTTAACGGGAAAGGCACTGATTGATCCAACCCTTTCGGCGATCGAGCAAGCACAGCAGCTTTTTGAAGCTCCCTTTGCTGTTCTTTCTCACAACACCGCTCCTGACCCGATTTTTACCTACGGCAACCAGATGGCGCTTCAGATTTTTGGTCTGACCTGGGAAGAACTGACGCAAATGCCCTCTCGTCTTTCCACCGAACCGATCCATCAAGCCGAGCGACAGCACCTTCTGACCATGGCGATTCGGCAGGGCTATGTTGATGACTATGGCGGAGTGCGGATAACAAAAACAGGACGACGGTTTTTAGTAGAGCAAGCGACCGTTTGGAATTTGCTTGACGAAGCCGGGCATCTCCTGGGGCAGGCAACTCTGTTTAGCCACTGGATTTTTTTAGATTAA
- a CDS encoding response regulator, producing the protein MVMQTEPKVNILLVDDHTENLIALEAVLGNLEQNLVRAHSGEEALRCLLNQDFAVILLDVQMPGMDGFETATLIRQRNRSRHTPIIFLTAFNTNDALIFKGYALGAVDYLFKPLDPTILTSKVAVFVDLFKKTAEVKRQASQLSNINAELRQSEERFRSLSACSPVGIFLLDIDGKCTYANPRCQAICGFTLEESLGEGWMQFLHPEDQDRAVADWRNYTQQQQETAFEYRFQNPDGNVCWTHIRSSPMFSDSGDLIGHVGTVEDITQRKQADAVREQFLREQAARQQAEAANRMKDEFLAIVSHELRTPLNSILGWSQMLLTRELSEETKTRALETIERNAKAQAQLIADILDVSQIIRGKLRLAIQNVDLIALVDSVLESVHPLAEAKSVQLSKNLSASAQTVSADPERLRQVIWNLLSNAIKFTPEGGQIEVRLDRVDRVKTANGSTQACAQLQVIDTGIGITPDFLPHVFDRFRQADSTTARSYSGLGLGLAIARHLIDLHQGEICAYSEGEGQGATFTVYLPLVTLAPAISEPTLSQAGISPQEGLPSLDQAQVLVVEDNIDTRDFIAMILEEAGATVAAVASANEAIACLEQFHPHLLISDIGLPEEDGYQFVRKLRMLEQKTGRQIPAIALTAYARHEDQLQVLAAGFQMHLAKPIGPSELVTAAAALIQPSKPAIEPATNRTEISHPARSRASRINLKKSSG; encoded by the coding sequence ATGGTTATGCAAACTGAGCCTAAAGTAAACATTCTTCTGGTAGACGATCATACTGAGAATTTGATTGCGCTGGAAGCAGTGCTAGGTAATCTGGAACAGAATCTTGTCCGGGCACATTCAGGAGAAGAAGCTTTACGATGTTTGCTCAACCAAGACTTTGCCGTCATTCTGCTTGATGTACAAATGCCAGGAATGGATGGGTTTGAGACAGCAACCCTGATCCGCCAGCGGAATCGATCGCGCCATACGCCCATTATTTTCCTGACTGCTTTCAATACCAATGATGCTCTGATCTTTAAGGGCTACGCTTTGGGCGCGGTGGATTATCTGTTCAAGCCGCTTGATCCAACCATCCTCACTTCTAAAGTGGCAGTGTTTGTGGATCTGTTCAAAAAAACTGCTGAGGTGAAGCGACAGGCATCCCAACTCAGCAACATCAATGCTGAACTGAGACAAAGTGAAGAACGGTTTCGATCGCTCAGTGCCTGCTCCCCAGTCGGGATTTTTTTGCTCGATATTGATGGAAAATGCACCTATGCCAATCCTCGCTGTCAGGCAATTTGTGGGTTTACCCTGGAGGAAAGTTTAGGGGAAGGGTGGATGCAGTTTTTGCACCCCGAAGATCAAGATCGGGCAGTTGCAGACTGGCGAAACTATACGCAGCAACAGCAAGAAACTGCCTTTGAATATCGCTTTCAAAACCCGGATGGAAACGTCTGCTGGACGCATATTCGATCGTCTCCCATGTTCTCAGACAGCGGTGATCTCATTGGTCACGTAGGAACGGTCGAGGATATTACGCAGCGCAAGCAAGCCGATGCTGTGCGAGAACAGTTTCTCCGAGAGCAAGCCGCCAGGCAGCAGGCAGAAGCCGCAAACCGGATGAAGGATGAGTTTTTGGCGATCGTTTCTCATGAACTGCGAACGCCACTCAACTCGATTCTGGGCTGGTCACAAATGCTGCTCACTCGCGAGTTAAGCGAGGAAACGAAAACGCGAGCGCTAGAGACGATCGAACGCAATGCAAAAGCCCAAGCCCAACTAATTGCCGATATTCTAGACGTCTCACAGATTATTCGAGGCAAACTGCGCCTCGCGATTCAGAATGTTGATCTCATTGCCCTGGTGGACAGCGTCCTTGAATCAGTTCATCCGTTAGCAGAGGCTAAATCAGTTCAGTTAAGCAAAAACTTGAGTGCGTCGGCTCAAACGGTTTCTGCTGATCCAGAACGGCTGCGTCAGGTTATCTGGAATCTGCTGTCAAATGCGATTAAGTTCACGCCAGAAGGTGGACAGATCGAAGTGCGCCTCGATCGGGTCGATCGCGTTAAGACGGCTAATGGCTCAACTCAAGCCTGCGCTCAGCTTCAGGTCATTGATACTGGAATCGGTATCACGCCCGACTTTCTGCCCCATGTGTTCGATCGTTTTCGGCAGGCAGACAGTACCACGGCTCGGTCTTACAGCGGGTTAGGGCTAGGGCTGGCGATCGCCCGACATCTGATCGACTTACATCAAGGCGAAATCTGTGCCTATAGTGAAGGAGAAGGCCAGGGCGCAACGTTTACCGTTTATTTGCCGCTAGTGACGTTGGCTCCTGCTATAAGTGAACCAACACTATCCCAGGCAGGTATCAGTCCTCAAGAGGGATTGCCTTCGCTTGACCAAGCCCAAGTTCTAGTAGTGGAAGACAACATTGACACCCGCGACTTTATTGCCATGATTCTGGAGGAAGCGGGCGCAACTGTGGCTGCTGTTGCCTCTGCAAATGAAGCGATCGCCTGCCTCGAACAGTTCCATCCCCACCTTCTCATTAGTGACATTGGCTTACCTGAAGAAGATGGTTATCAGTTTGTCCGAAAACTGCGAATGCTGGAGCAAAAAACAGGTCGGCAAATTCCAGCCATTGCACTGACGGCTTATGCGCGGCATGAAGACCAGCTTCAAGTTCTGGCTGCCGGATTTCAGATGCATTTAGCGAAGCCGATCGGTCCCTCTGAGCTGGTGACTGCCGCCGCCGCATTAATTCAGCCATCTAAGCCAGCGATCGAACCAGCAACAAATCGCACTGAAATTAGTCACCCTGCCCGTTCCCGAGCCAGCCGCATTAATCTAAAAAAATCCAGTGGCTAA
- a CDS encoding protein-glutamate O-methyltransferase CheR: MKEDVENIEIQLLLEEIYRYYGFDFRNYAMTSLKRRIWNVIRSERLDSVSSLQEKVLRDRSCMERLLLGISVNVTSMFRDPDFFLSLRTKVLPLFHTYPFIRIWHAGCSTGEEVYSMAILLHEEGLYDRCRIYATDINEKVLRKARSGICSLNLMQGYTQLYLQAGGNRSFSEYYTAAYNSIIFRSFLRENIVFSLHNLATDRLFNKFDLILCRNVLIYFDPFLQERVHRLLYKSLNKFGVLALGQSEILKTTAYEQFYEDLDMERRIYRKIE; this comes from the coding sequence ATGAAGGAAGACGTTGAAAACATTGAAATTCAACTGTTGCTGGAGGAAATTTACCGCTACTACGGGTTCGATTTTCGTAACTATGCAATGACCTCGCTCAAAAGGCGGATCTGGAACGTTATTCGGTCTGAACGGCTAGATAGTGTTTCCAGTCTGCAAGAGAAGGTGTTACGAGATCGTTCCTGCATGGAGCGGTTACTGTTGGGCATATCGGTTAACGTCACCTCGATGTTTCGTGACCCCGACTTTTTCCTCAGCCTTCGCACAAAAGTATTGCCGCTCTTTCACACCTACCCATTCATTCGGATCTGGCACGCGGGGTGCTCAACGGGCGAAGAAGTTTATTCCATGGCAATTCTGCTGCATGAGGAAGGGCTATACGATCGCTGTCGTATCTATGCAACCGATATCAACGAGAAGGTGTTGCGAAAAGCTAGAAGCGGCATCTGTTCGCTCAACCTGATGCAGGGGTATACTCAGTTATATTTGCAGGCAGGTGGGAACCGATCGTTTTCAGAATACTATACGGCTGCTTATAACAGCATAATTTTTCGTTCATTCTTGCGAGAAAATATTGTCTTTTCTCTACACAATTTAGCAACAGATCGATTATTTAATAAGTTTGATCTGATCTTGTGTCGCAACGTATTAATTTACTTCGATCCATTTCTTCAGGAACGAGTTCATCGATTACTGTACAAGAGTTTAAATAAGTTTGGGGTTCTTGCTTTAGGGCAAAGTGAAATTTTAAAGACAACAGCTTACGAACAATTCTACGAGGATTTAGATATGGAAAGAAGAATCTACCGCAAGATAGAGTAA